A genomic segment from Limosilactobacillus sp. encodes:
- a CDS encoding recombinase family protein, whose protein sequence is MGKVHIIPAHQQKGNTIHQRRSQHPFDQLRVAAYCRVSTDYDEQASSYETQVAHYKELIQKKPTWEFAGIYADDGISGTNTKKREQFNKMIAACKAGKIDLIVTKSISRFARNTIDCLKYIRDLKAINVAIFFEKENINTMDAKGEVLITIMASLAQQESESLSQNVKMGIQYRYQQGKVFVNHNHFLGYTKDAQGNLVIEPEEAKVIKRIFYSYLNGMSMKQIADSLKADGILTGGKTKNWRSSSVAKILKNEKYIGDALLQKTYTVDFLNKKRVKNEGIMPQYYVENDHPAIIPKSVFMQVQQIIKQRRNGITTKNGKHRRLNGKYCFSQKIFCGKCGDIMQRNMWYRPEKVAVWRCASRIRRSKTGRRCMIRNVKEPLLKEATIEAFNQLIEGHELANKQIKANIMKVIENSKGPTLDQINQQLEEVQMKLIQAANQHQDCDALTQQIMDLRKQKEKVQSRETDQQAKLHSLDEINKLVELHKYGLVDFDEQLVRRLVEKITIFQRYMEFTFKDGEVIRPELCISFPKP, encoded by the coding sequence TTGGGTAAAGTACACATTATCCCAGCCCACCAGCAAAAAGGAAATACTATTCATCAGCGGCGTAGTCAACATCCATTTGACCAACTCCGAGTGGCCGCTTATTGCCGGGTTTCGACCGACTATGATGAGCAAGCTAGCTCCTACGAAACTCAGGTAGCTCACTACAAAGAGCTAATTCAAAAGAAACCAACCTGGGAATTTGCAGGTATCTATGCTGATGATGGAATCTCCGGAACCAACACCAAGAAACGGGAACAATTCAATAAAATGATTGCGGCCTGTAAAGCCGGTAAAATTGACTTAATTGTCACCAAGTCAATTAGCCGATTTGCTCGAAATACTATTGATTGCCTGAAGTATATCCGGGACTTAAAAGCTATCAATGTGGCGATCTTCTTTGAAAAGGAAAACATCAACACCATGGACGCCAAGGGTGAAGTTCTGATTACCATCATGGCTTCCCTTGCTCAACAAGAAAGTGAGTCCTTATCACAAAACGTCAAGATGGGGATTCAGTACCGCTATCAGCAAGGAAAAGTATTCGTGAATCATAATCACTTCCTGGGCTATACCAAGGATGCTCAAGGTAACTTGGTAATTGAACCGGAAGAAGCCAAGGTTATTAAACGGATCTTCTATAGCTACTTAAATGGAATGAGCATGAAGCAAATCGCTGATTCACTCAAAGCTGATGGTATTCTGACTGGTGGCAAAACAAAAAATTGGCGCTCTAGCAGCGTGGCTAAAATCCTAAAAAATGAAAAATACATTGGTGATGCCCTTTTACAGAAGACTTACACCGTTGATTTTCTTAATAAAAAACGAGTGAAGAATGAAGGCATCATGCCACAATACTACGTGGAGAATGATCACCCGGCGATTATTCCCAAGTCTGTTTTCATGCAAGTACAGCAGATCATCAAACAGCGCCGAAATGGTATCACTACTAAGAACGGTAAGCATAGGCGCCTTAACGGTAAATATTGCTTCTCTCAAAAAATATTTTGTGGTAAGTGCGGTGATATCATGCAGCGAAACATGTGGTATCGACCAGAGAAAGTAGCAGTCTGGCGCTGCGCCAGTCGGATAAGGAGAAGTAAAACTGGTCGCCGCTGCATGATTCGAAACGTTAAAGAACCCCTTCTAAAAGAAGCTACTATTGAGGCTTTTAACCAGCTCATTGAAGGGCATGAGTTAGCCAACAAACAAATCAAAGCCAACATCATGAAGGTCATCGAGAACTCCAAAGGACCAACACTCGATCAAATCAACCAACAGTTGGAAGAGGTACAGATGAAGCTCATCCAGGCTGCCAATCAGCATCAAGACTGCGACGCGCTAACCCAGCAAATTATGGACCTGCGGAAGCAAAAAGAAAAAGTCCAAAGTCGTGAAACTGATCAACAAGCCAAACTACACAGCCTTGATGAAATTAACAAATTAGTCGAATTGCACAAGTATGGCTTAGTTGACTTTGATGAACAATTGGTTCGTCGCTTGGTAGAAAAAATCACCATCTTCCAACGCTACATGGAATTCACGTTCAAAGATGGTGAAGTAATTAGACCTGAATTATGCATATCTTTTCCTAAACCTTAA